The Calypte anna isolate BGI_N300 chromosome 9, bCalAnn1_v1.p, whole genome shotgun sequence sequence AgctaatgaaaataaacaattaCCAGATACTGTATATAGAGAGATATATGGCCACAAATAAACTAGAGAGAAGTTATTCTGGTTTTGAGAAAGttaagaaaagcacagaaaaatcatatttcatgaatatccttttttttatggccatcagtatttttgttttttggtttttttttttgttttgttttgttttgtttcatcaaCATAGCAAAATACAATCTTCCTATTAAACAATAATTATCAGATGGCAGACAATTCTTTTTATTGGTTTACATTGGCAGGTCACAGTCTAAAAGCACAACCACATCAGGCAGAAATTGCACACAGACCATCCTGGATTTTGAAGACAATTTTTGATGCTTCTACTGAAAGAGCTTGATCTAAAACTGGGGACTGCAAGACTCACTAATTAAATatatggatttcttttttctttctcatttttttgtttttttctttggtttttttaatagctaaaGAAAACCTCTTTATTTCACTTTCAGCTTCAATTTTAACATTTGCACTTGATGTTAGCAAACACACGTTGAGCTTCCTACCAGTTTCTGATGGAAGTTCCATCACCCAAATAAAACCCAGAgagtttttcttctgccacAAACTACTGcagatttatttcagtgaggcctcttccttggctttttttcccaagggTTGGTATTTGTATTTTCAACTTATTCCTGAAAACTGGGGGAGATTTGTGTGTAATACTAGGACACAATCAGAGTCACAACGTCAGCACTTCTGTAAGAAACAGCAGTAAATGGGACTGGGCTATAAATATGCAGTTGTATTCATTGTAGAAGGCATGTTCATGTCTTCAAAAACCAGACTGGTCTTAAGATATTACTCTTTATTTGAGACAGTTACcattacttcattaaaaaatgacaaaacagcAATAAACATTTTAGCTCTTTAATGAGCAAAGATCAGGTCTCTTAGCATTGGAATAATATTCGTTATCCAGATTATCTTTATTTCACTCAGTGACCAGTAATATGGCCAAGAAGTACAAAGAAATTTTCCATCAAGTAGTATACAATTTTTGTGTGTAATAAGCTTTCATTCTTGAAAAAGAgtaattgaaaagaaatgtttctgttacTGCAGTTAGTTTGTCAGAGAAAGTTCTTCACATTATCTTACAAACTATCAAAATTGCTagtaatttgaaaaaatgtaaaaaaaaaatcacataactTTAGTCTAATAGAAATATAGtacaggaaagagagaaagtaTTTATCAGGGATGTGCTCTTAAGTCCATCTCAATTATTTCCTTGTATATAAATGTACATCTGATTACATATACAAACGTTTTGAAAGGATCATGGTATATAATTACTGGAAAGCAATAGGGGAATGAAAAATTTCTTGTGATTTTTAGAACCTTAATATCAAATCACACAAACATTTCATGACATAAATTTTCCCTTTGTTGGCTCTCTCCCCATTTTTACAtagcctctttttttccactcttgcCATCAGGTCCAGAGCATTAATTGGAATGGCAAATCTAATGTATAGCAAAAAGGGAATTAactttatattaaatattataacTAAATTTTTAACATGCAACATGAGTTTAAACAATAAACTGAAAGGTGTAATCGAAGCAGTAATATTGGGGCATTTTTATATTGCAAAATATTGCAATTTTGGACACACTTTGCCTTACCATTTTCAACTAGATATATTGTAACTAAATCACAGCAAGGTATAAATCCTTCATCAAAGGACATTCCATTAAAGTTATGCTAAAGTTAGAAAATATTtaggtggaaaggaaaaaagaacatttataaTACAAATTTTTTGTCTGGGATTCATAGCAGTCCCAATGTACACCTGGTGTGCCATAAATACCTTTAACAACTGTTGCAACTCCTTCTAGTTCTGAAGctacagtgaaatattttcctttaattactTTTGcccctttaaaaaaacttctttagGTTGTGCCAATTGATGGAGAAAGCTTCTAATAAAAACTCCAATGGGATGAGAAGAATTTTAATTACGGCTTaatcagcagcacagccaccaaGCATATAAATTATCATGCACATCGTGCTAAAAATATCCAGTTTCCTTTATTCCCACAACTTTTATACTGACAGCACTTATGTGATAATGTTGTACCTGCCAGGCTGTAAAACCTCTTGGACTGGCAGATTTCAGCATGAGCCCCTTTCTAAGGCCTTAACAGCATTGGTGCTTTGTGTACTTAttcaaatatgtaaatatggtCTACACAATAAAACAGGTCCAAATAAAAACTGGTGAAAATTATCTGACATTCCATTAGTGTGTCCCTTGTGCATATTtataggtttttaaaattttcagtcatAGTTCTTTCCTGTTTGTGTTGCACATGCCTAATTCCATTATGTAACTTAAATCTTCAAAAAATTAATACTTGAATGTGAATGAAAAAGTATCATTCAGGACAACTGCTTCAAGCAATTGCaaacagttgggttttttgtttttcttttttttgttttgttttgttttgtttctttcttaagTTCATTTGATATATGtacaattcatttttttccaaaacccCAAATGTTCTTGATATGTATATTCACATAATATTCCTCCATATTTAAATAGTAAGAGTCTTGTAGGTTGAAAGCCAAGTAATCTTCAGTAATATCACCTACTGTAATCCATCAAAAAATAGAGTTTGTTTCATCTTGTCTGGCTATACCCTGGTTGTTGAGTGTGAATGGGggtggggatgaggatggggcAGAGTATTGTTCTGTCCTCCAGTGAAGGTATTGAATGTGTGTAGGGGTTGAATCCCTGGTATAGTGTTGGGGATCATTGTGATGGTGTTGGGTGTCATTAAGGGAATATCATCAGGAGACCTTCTCATAGCTAGGGTGTAGTCTGGGGGACAGGCGGTCCTCAGAACCACCTCATGTGGATGGATGGACTCACATTCATGATCCAAGTCAGTGTGCTTCATTTGGAGGGACATTATCTCCTCTTCTTGTGCATGGGTAAGATCATTGGTAGTCGTGCGTTGTGGGCTACACCTCCTGTGACCGTCGTGTCTCCGCTTGTCCTTTTTGTAGTACAGTGCTGCAAAGGCCAAAATGTTCAGGAACAGCAAGGATGCACCAACGGCAATAGTAACACTCAACTCTGTGGAATAGTCCCTCTGATCCACGGAAAACGGGCTTGGCTGTTGCTTGGGATCATCTTGTTTGGCTGTAGGAAAGGCTGAAGtaacagaaacagaatttttcctcGTTGGTCTGAAAGTATTATCAGTTGATGGCACTTTAGTTGTGGTAGAGGTATACTGGGAGATGTCGTTCAGATTGTGCAGATGAGGTACCAGTTCCAACCAAAGGTTCACTTTATTGGCCCTATAATGTTCTTTGACTCGTGGTTTTAATCCGATGTGAAGATACAGTTGGTCTTTCTGAGAATATCTGGTCCATGCTACTTCTTCAAAACGATTTGGTTTGGTATGGATGAATTTTGTGTCTTGTGGCACTGGCTGATTTGGgtcactgaaagaaagaaagaaagaaaccaaaacagtCTCCGATGTTATGAAGTATTTCAAAAGGAATTAtaaaattaacataattaacattttataCTTAATGTTTGAGCCTCCCTTTGGACAGAGTAGAATGTTATTTCCTAAAATCAGAGGCCTTAATAATTGTGATTAGAAGCAGCATTATGCAAATGAACCCTTCTTTTACATAGACTTCAACAGCTTCCCTAGTTCCCCCCCAAAAACTGCCATCTCCCCTCATGCTGAAACCTTTTGCTGCTGAGGAGAAATTGCCTGCAATGTGATAAGGAGGACAAATGTCTCTGAGAGAACAGCTTGAGAGGacaagaagtttttcttttcttctttagtaACCTAAAGCTCAGCATTTCAGTTCCTGTGTAGGCTCTGTGGCCTTCCAGAGGTGGTAAAAGACCAAAGATAGAAAAGTGTTCTGAATGATCAGTGAAAGCAAAATTTACTaaaaggacaattttttttcaagcttgaAGACAGGTATTTTATGGACAAAAGTGtcaaattaaaccaaaatacattattaaaataagCTATATTATAGAAATGCAATATTTATGTCGTTTCTTGTCtcctgaaattaaaacattaacaGTGGTAGGGTAAGGTCAGGTATTAAGGTAACCATTTTTAACTGTACATATATGTTAAATGCTTTGGTTTGCACTTTTCTGGGGATcccttaattattttttgtacaAAGTACTTGTTCAATTGCTCCATGCAGAAAGTTCACAaagttatttttccctctttccactAGAACGTGTAAGTGAGCTAAGGGGCACTACaataaacataaaaatccaACCCAGTTCTTAATCTCGTATTCATCCTACAAACATGGAGGCACTTCCAAGGAAAAGCACTACATCATTACATCCAGAGTTTGCATACAAGACTATTCATTATTTGGTTACTCACCCAGTTTTTGCAAAGTTTGTCCAGTATGTCATCACCACTGCACTTAGCATGACATCATTTTTGGAGAAATTACAAGGAAATAATTCAGTAGGGCCAATCATGGGGATTCCTAGTACGTAAGGAACCTCATCTCCATGGGCTGCATCTGCCCATGCAGGTACCTGATCTGTCTGGCAATGATGGTAGAAGGCATAGAAATATGTAGGTGATCCAAAATTTGAGTGAAGATCTGCTGTGGCCACTGCTGGTGCAACCCACTGGTGATCAGTAAATAAAGCCagcagtgttttccttctggtCTCAGGATTGTGTCTATCAGCCCAGTCTGTGTACATGAATTTAATGGTTTCCCTCAGTATATCTTTGCCTTCGGGGTAGCCGTATAAATTATCGACAAAATTCGAAACTGCAAAGTCAAAATCACTAGCTGATATGCCATCTTCACTATCCACAATGTTTTCCACAAATTTCAAGCCTTCTCCTTGGTTAACTCCCAACATGATGTCGTAATTGAGGAATTCTCCTTGTTCCATCAGGATCTGAGGATCATCCGGGATCACGTCGCCATCGATTACTGGTCCAAAGGCTATGTGGTACCTTGCTGGTTGAATGTCCTGGTCCACAAGTTCTCTGTAAGGCTTCTTCTGGAGACATTCTACCAACTCTACAGTGTCTGACATGTTGCAACCAACTTTAGTAGCCAACATCCTGGCGTATTTTGCAGGCTGAAAACTAACTGCCCAGCTGGAGAGAGCTGTTCCACTTTGAGCTATTGCTCTTTGAAAAAGTCCTGCGgggagaaatatttaaaaacttctgAAGTGACCTTGAGACAGCTACATACTTGAAAGAATCAAAGGGGTTCTTTGAAACAATAGAAAGCTGGGACAGAAGAGCTACTTGAATCCTAATGGTACTTAAATACAGAAGATGGGGAGAACTGGCTGTCATTGTACCTACAGGTAATGtatacaaaataaatgcagcatGTGCAGGAATTGAAGCAAATGATTCTACCTCAGTGTAGTGCAGCTGGAGGAacagattttcaaaacaaactcaggaaaaaaaaaaaaaagtggcattaCCTTATATAGGataaaacttaaagaaaattCCTAAAGTTAAAGAAATTTATAGGTGGGAGGAAAAGTCCACAAGTCTCTGAAATGGATTGAATTTCTGGGTACTGTTCAAGCCATTAGCACCATGTGTACATACAGCTATGTGTTACATGAACCTAATACactgcttttcagtgttttgtttgggattaACCTTGGTTTGAGAGGTGCAGTGGATTTGAATTGAATATCATAGTAAAAGCTTATATTCTGCAGTAAGAGATGAGAAGGTGCCACGCAGCTATTAAGTTTGTAAGTGTCTCAGTCAAGATCTTGTCTTGTAAtgagtttttttaatgaaggttTATAGTGATAACAATTACATAAAAAGGGAAACGATATATTTTACACTATTTAGCTTTGTAATTCAGAGATTTAAACATATGTTCAGGTATTCATTTAggggggagatggagagagtATGATCTGACTTTGCATATCAACATGCTGCAAATCCCAAAGACTTCAGtgtaattaatttgaatttatgATGATTTAACTAGCACTCCAGACCAGAAATTCTACTCACAGAAATATCAAAATGTCTATAAAATGatgttttcctctcccttcttgTAAGCATTTTTAAACATATCATGGATGACAGCCTCATCCCTTTGTAGGCAGTGAATCAAccaattttttttgctattgaCTTGAATGCAATCAGAACTCCACCTGTGTGCCCATGCTCTGTGTTGGgcctttgcctttttctgctCCATCTGAGGCAGGTTGTTGGGtaagaaaatgaagacaaattGCTCTCCTTTACTGCTCATCTCTAATATCAGAAACTTAGATTATATTTAGGTAACAGTGgcttcccccccctttttttttttagtattttcattGAAGTACATCCAGTTCCTTTCAGCCACACATCTTATGCACTGATGACTGGAAAACATCTTCTACTGGACCCTACCTCCTATGGCTCACTGGGTTATACAAAATAGTCTATAGCACATGTAAGTGATGCTGATGTAAGATAACATGGGTCACAATTTGGTTTACTTTTGTTGGTGTAACCCCACTGAGTTTAGTGGAGTTCCTCAGGGACTGGAAGTGACACCTGGCCTCATTCACATCATTTTTCTAAGAATGCATCTTTGGTCCAGTGCTTGATGAATAGCTGTACAGTCCCATTAAAGAAACTTGAGTTCAGGTGCTGAGGTTACTTTGGAATTTGATTCCAACAATGCAAAAGATGGCTTTTACTTTGATAAGTAACACATTGCTATTGATAAAAAACTTCCATAGCCCCTAAACCAAGTCAGAGACATTTCTGTCTACCTATTCCAGTAGCTGAGTCCATACACTCAGAAGTTGGTTGGattcagctgctggcaggaaatattttacaggcttctgaggaatttaaaaatcattctaGCCTGCATTAGGTCCAAATCCAAGAGTTAGAAAAACAGACAAATGTAGGGACTGAAATATGTAAACTCAAGCCTCTCCTTAAATTTATGAGGAGACACATCCAAGGTACTATTTCCTTGCAAAAgatgagtaaaaaaaaagaaagaacttgaGCtaccaagcaaataaaaatatatgtacatgTGTACAAGGTCAGA is a genomic window containing:
- the NLGN1 gene encoding neuroligin-1 isoform X6, with the translated sequence MAFPRSTWLNCVWRATTARLLHLGLDATFAFSILGFLLHAAAVSSQKLDDTNPVVTTNFGKIRGVKKELNNEILGPVIQFLGVPYAAPPTGERRFQPPEPPSPWADIKNTTQFAPVCPQNIIEGRLPEVMLPVWFTNNLDVVSTYVQDQNEDCLYLNIYVPTEDDIRDSGGPKPVMVYIHGGSYMEGTGNLYDGSVLASYGNVIVITVNYRLGVLGFLSTGDQAAKGNYGLLDLIQALRWTSENIGFFGGDPLRITVFGSGAGGSCVNLLTLSHYSEGLFQRAIAQSGTALSSWAVSFQPAKYARMLATKVGCNMSDTVELVECLQKKPYRELVDQDIQPARYHIAFGPVIDGDVIPDDPQILMEQGEFLNYDIMLGVNQGEGLKFVENIVDSEDGISASDFDFAVSNFVDNLYGYPEGKDILRETIKFMYTDWADRHNPETRRKTLLALFTDHQWVAPAVATADLHSNFGSPTYFYAFYHHCQTDQVPAWADAAHGDEVPYVLGIPMIGPTELFPCNFSKNDVMLSAVVMTYWTNFAKTGDPNQPVPQDTKFIHTKPNRFEEVAWTRYSQKDQLYLHIGLKPRVKEHYRANKVNLWLELVPHLHNLNDISQYTSTTTKVPSTDNTFRPTRKNSVSVTSAFPTAKQDDPKQQPSPFSVDQRDYSTELSVTIAVGASLLFLNILAFAALYYKKDKRRHDGHRRCSPQRTTTNDLTHAQEEEIMSLQMKHTDLDHECESIHPHEVVLRTACPPDYTLAMRRSPDDIPLMTPNTITMIPNTIPGIQPLHTFNTFTGGQNNTLPHPHPHPHSHSTTRV
- the NLGN1 gene encoding neuroligin-1 isoform X5, producing MAFPRSTWLNCVWRATTARLLHLGLDATFAFSILGFLLHAAAVSSQKLDDTNPVVTTNFGKIRGVKKELNNEILGPVIQFLGVPYAAPPTGERRFQPPEPPSPWADIKNTTQFAPVCPQNIIEGRLPEVMLPVWFTNNLDVVSTYVQDQNEDCLYLNIYVPTEDDIRDSGGPKPVMVYIHGGSYMEGTGNLYDGSVLASYGNVIVITVNYRLGVLGFLSTGDQAAKGNYGLLDLIQALRWTSENIGFFGGDPLRITVFGSGAGGSCVNLLTLSHYSEGNRWSNSTKGLFQRAIAQSGTALSSWAVSFQPAKYARMLATKVGCNMSDTVELVECLQKKPYRELVDQDIQPARYHIAFGPVIDGDVIPDDPQILMEQGEFLNYDIMLGVNQGEGLKFVENIVDSEDGISASDFDFAVSNFVDNLYGYPEGKDILRETIKFMYTDWADRHNPETRRKTLLALFTDHQWVAPAVATADLHSNFGSPTYFYAFYHHCQTDQVPAWADAAHGDEVPYVLGIPMIGPTELFPCNFSKNDVMLSAVVMTYWTNFAKTGDPNQPVPQDTKFIHTKPNRFEEVAWTRYSQKDQLYLHIGLKPRVKEHYRANKVNLWLELVPHLHNLNDISQYTSTTTKVPSTDNTFRPTRKNSVSVTSAFPTAKQDDPKQQPSPFSVDQRDYSTELSVTIAVGASLLFLNILAFAALYYKKDKRRHDGHRRCSPQRTTTNDLTHAQEEEIMSLQMKHTDLDHECESIHPHEVVLRTACPPDYTLAMRRSPDDIPLMTPNTITMIPNTIPGIQPLHTFNTFTGGQNNTLPHPHPHPHSHSTTRV
- the NLGN1 gene encoding neuroligin-1 isoform X3, whose translation is MAFPRSTWLNCVWRATTARLLHLGLDATFAFSILGFLLHAAAVSSQKLDDTNPVVTTNFGKIRGVKKELNNEILGPVIQFLGVPYAAPPTGERRFQPPEPPSPWADIKNTTQFAPVCPQNIIEGRLPEVMLPVWFTNNLDVVSTYVQDQNEDCLYLNIYVPTEDGPLTKKQTDDLGDNDGAEDEDIRDSGGPKPVMVYIHGGSYMEGTGNLYDGSVLASYGNVIVITVNYRLGVLGFLSTGDQAAKGNYGLLDLIQALRWTSENIGFFGGDPLRITVFGSGAGGSCVNLLTLSHYSEGNRWSNSTKGLFQRAIAQSGTALSSWAVSFQPAKYARMLATKVGCNMSDTVELVECLQKKPYRELVDQDIQPARYHIAFGPVIDGDVIPDDPQILMEQGEFLNYDIMLGVNQGEGLKFVENIVDSEDGISASDFDFAVSNFVDNLYGYPEGKDILRETIKFMYTDWADRHNPETRRKTLLALFTDHQWVAPAVATADLHSNFGSPTYFYAFYHHCQTDQVPAWADAAHGDEVPYVLGIPMIGPTELFPCNFSKNDVMLSAVVMTYWTNFAKTGDPNQPVPQDTKFIHTKPNRFEEVAWTRYSQKDQLYLHIGLKPRVKEHYRANKVNLWLELVPHLHNLNDISQYTSTTTKVPSTDNTFRPTRKNSVSVTSAFPTAKQDDPKQQPSPFSVDQRDYSTELSVTIAVGASLLFLNILAFAALYYKKDKRRHDGHRRCSPQRTTTNDLTHAQEEEIMSLQMKHTDLDHECESIHPHEVVLRTACPPDYTLAMRRSPDDIPLMTPNTITMIPNTIPGIQPLHTFNTFTGGQNNTLPHPHPHPHSHSTTRV
- the NLGN1 gene encoding neuroligin-1 isoform X4 — translated: MAFPRSTWLNCVWRATTARLLHLGLDATFAFSILGFLLHAAAVSSQKLDDTNPVVTTNFGKIRGVKKELNNEILGPVIQFLGVPYAAPPTGERRFQPPEPPSPWADIKNTTQFAPVCPQNIIEGRLPEVMLPVWFTNNLDVVSTYVQDQNEDCLYLNIYVPTEDVKRISKECARKPGKKICRKGDIRDSGGPKPVMVYIHGGSYMEGTGNLYDGSVLASYGNVIVITVNYRLGVLGFLSTGDQAAKGNYGLLDLIQALRWTSENIGFFGGDPLRITVFGSGAGGSCVNLLTLSHYSEGNRWSNSTKGLFQRAIAQSGTALSSWAVSFQPAKYARMLATKVGCNMSDTVELVECLQKKPYRELVDQDIQPARYHIAFGPVIDGDVIPDDPQILMEQGEFLNYDIMLGVNQGEGLKFVENIVDSEDGISASDFDFAVSNFVDNLYGYPEGKDILRETIKFMYTDWADRHNPETRRKTLLALFTDHQWVAPAVATADLHSNFGSPTYFYAFYHHCQTDQVPAWADAAHGDEVPYVLGIPMIGPTELFPCNFSKNDVMLSAVVMTYWTNFAKTGDPNQPVPQDTKFIHTKPNRFEEVAWTRYSQKDQLYLHIGLKPRVKEHYRANKVNLWLELVPHLHNLNDISQYTSTTTKVPSTDNTFRPTRKNSVSVTSAFPTAKQDDPKQQPSPFSVDQRDYSTELSVTIAVGASLLFLNILAFAALYYKKDKRRHDGHRRCSPQRTTTNDLTHAQEEEIMSLQMKHTDLDHECESIHPHEVVLRTACPPDYTLAMRRSPDDIPLMTPNTITMIPNTIPGIQPLHTFNTFTGGQNNTLPHPHPHPHSHSTTRV
- the NLGN1 gene encoding neuroligin-1 isoform X2, with amino-acid sequence MAFPRSTWLNCVWRATTARLLHLGLDATFAFSILGFLLHAAAVSSQKLDDTNPVVTTNFGKIRGVKKELNNEILGPVIQFLGVPYAAPPTGERRFQPPEPPSPWADIKNTTQFAPVCPQNIIEGRLPEVMLPVWFTNNLDVVSTYVQDQNEDCLYLNIYVPTEDVKRISKECARKPGKKICRKGGPLTKKQTDDLGDNDGAEDEDIRDSGGPKPVMVYIHGGSYMEGTGNLYDGSVLASYGNVIVITVNYRLGVLGFLSTGDQAAKGNYGLLDLIQALRWTSENIGFFGGDPLRITVFGSGAGGSCVNLLTLSHYSEGLFQRAIAQSGTALSSWAVSFQPAKYARMLATKVGCNMSDTVELVECLQKKPYRELVDQDIQPARYHIAFGPVIDGDVIPDDPQILMEQGEFLNYDIMLGVNQGEGLKFVENIVDSEDGISASDFDFAVSNFVDNLYGYPEGKDILRETIKFMYTDWADRHNPETRRKTLLALFTDHQWVAPAVATADLHSNFGSPTYFYAFYHHCQTDQVPAWADAAHGDEVPYVLGIPMIGPTELFPCNFSKNDVMLSAVVMTYWTNFAKTGDPNQPVPQDTKFIHTKPNRFEEVAWTRYSQKDQLYLHIGLKPRVKEHYRANKVNLWLELVPHLHNLNDISQYTSTTTKVPSTDNTFRPTRKNSVSVTSAFPTAKQDDPKQQPSPFSVDQRDYSTELSVTIAVGASLLFLNILAFAALYYKKDKRRHDGHRRCSPQRTTTNDLTHAQEEEIMSLQMKHTDLDHECESIHPHEVVLRTACPPDYTLAMRRSPDDIPLMTPNTITMIPNTIPGIQPLHTFNTFTGGQNNTLPHPHPHPHSHSTTRV
- the NLGN1 gene encoding neuroligin-1 isoform X1; protein product: MAFPRSTWLNCVWRATTARLLHLGLDATFAFSILGFLLHAAAVSSQKLDDTNPVVTTNFGKIRGVKKELNNEILGPVIQFLGVPYAAPPTGERRFQPPEPPSPWADIKNTTQFAPVCPQNIIEGRLPEVMLPVWFTNNLDVVSTYVQDQNEDCLYLNIYVPTEDVKRISKECARKPGKKICRKGGPLTKKQTDDLGDNDGAEDEDIRDSGGPKPVMVYIHGGSYMEGTGNLYDGSVLASYGNVIVITVNYRLGVLGFLSTGDQAAKGNYGLLDLIQALRWTSENIGFFGGDPLRITVFGSGAGGSCVNLLTLSHYSEGNRWSNSTKGLFQRAIAQSGTALSSWAVSFQPAKYARMLATKVGCNMSDTVELVECLQKKPYRELVDQDIQPARYHIAFGPVIDGDVIPDDPQILMEQGEFLNYDIMLGVNQGEGLKFVENIVDSEDGISASDFDFAVSNFVDNLYGYPEGKDILRETIKFMYTDWADRHNPETRRKTLLALFTDHQWVAPAVATADLHSNFGSPTYFYAFYHHCQTDQVPAWADAAHGDEVPYVLGIPMIGPTELFPCNFSKNDVMLSAVVMTYWTNFAKTGDPNQPVPQDTKFIHTKPNRFEEVAWTRYSQKDQLYLHIGLKPRVKEHYRANKVNLWLELVPHLHNLNDISQYTSTTTKVPSTDNTFRPTRKNSVSVTSAFPTAKQDDPKQQPSPFSVDQRDYSTELSVTIAVGASLLFLNILAFAALYYKKDKRRHDGHRRCSPQRTTTNDLTHAQEEEIMSLQMKHTDLDHECESIHPHEVVLRTACPPDYTLAMRRSPDDIPLMTPNTITMIPNTIPGIQPLHTFNTFTGGQNNTLPHPHPHPHSHSTTRV
- the NLGN1 gene encoding neuroligin-1 isoform X7; this encodes MLPVWFTNNLDVVSTYVQDQNEDCLYLNIYVPTEDGPLTKKQTDDLGDNDGAEDEDIRDSGGPKPVMVYIHGGSYMEGTGNLYDGSVLASYGNVIVITVNYRLGVLGFLSTGDQAAKGNYGLLDLIQALRWTSENIGFFGGDPLRITVFGSGAGGSCVNLLTLSHYSEGLFQRAIAQSGTALSSWAVSFQPAKYARMLATKVGCNMSDTVELVECLQKKPYRELVDQDIQPARYHIAFGPVIDGDVIPDDPQILMEQGEFLNYDIMLGVNQGEGLKFVENIVDSEDGISASDFDFAVSNFVDNLYGYPEGKDILRETIKFMYTDWADRHNPETRRKTLLALFTDHQWVAPAVATADLHSNFGSPTYFYAFYHHCQTDQVPAWADAAHGDEVPYVLGIPMIGPTELFPCNFSKNDVMLSAVVMTYWTNFAKTGDPNQPVPQDTKFIHTKPNRFEEVAWTRYSQKDQLYLHIGLKPRVKEHYRANKVNLWLELVPHLHNLNDISQYTSTTTKVPSTDNTFRPTRKNSVSVTSAFPTAKQDDPKQQPSPFSVDQRDYSTELSVTIAVGASLLFLNILAFAALYYKKDKRRHDGHRRCSPQRTTTNDLTHAQEEEIMSLQMKHTDLDHECESIHPHEVVLRTACPPDYTLAMRRSPDDIPLMTPNTITMIPNTIPGIQPLHTFNTFTGGQNNTLPHPHPHPHSHSTTRV